CGCTGGGCACGGCCACGGCCGACGGGTCGGGGAACTGGTCGATCACCAGCAGCACGCTGGGCGAAGGCTCGCACACGCTGACGGCCAAGCAGACCGATGTGGCCGGTAACACCAGCGTGGCATCCACTGGCTTGGCGGTCACGATCGACACGACGGCGCCGGCTGCACCCAGCGCCCCGGACCTGACGGCCGGAACGGACAGTGGCTCCTCCAGCACGGACAACATCACCAACGACAACACGCCGACGTTTACCGGCACGGCCGAAGCCAATTCGAGCGTGACGCTGTACGACACGGACGGCACCACGGTGGTGGGCACGGGCACGGCTGACGGCAGCGGCAACTGGTCGATCACGGTGAGCACGCTGGGTGACGGC
This window of the Ramlibacter sp. PS4R-6 genome carries:
- a CDS encoding Ig-like domain-containing protein, with the translated sequence MGTATADGSGNWSITSSTLGEGSHTLTAKQTDVAGNTSVASTGLAVTIDTTAPAAPSAPDLTAGTDSGSSSTDNITNDNTPTFTGTAEANSSVTLYDTDGTTVVGTGTADGSGNWSITVSTLGDG